The Aedes albopictus strain Foshan chromosome 2, AalbF5, whole genome shotgun sequence region ATAAAAAGCTGATAATAAGCAGGAAGTAGTTGGTCTGGTATTGTTTGTATCGAAAGAAACATCACTTCACGGGTGCTAATCAACACTTAATTCACACGTGGTGGTGATCACCCGCCCCGAGTGACTTGCAAACCTTGGCCATGTCATCGGCAAAAATAAGCTAGCCCCGAACACACTCCACTTTGTAGCAAAACACATCCGATGATGCTCTCATATATTATTTACGCCGTCCCACATCATATCACATACTTATCATAATTTACTCTACAAACAGACGTCACAACGTGCGACTTTTGTCATTTCGGTCTTTTGCTCCGCTTCGCTTGAATCACCTAATTCTTTCCGGTCGCTGCCAAGTTTGTCACCACGTTATCCAGTGCATTCGGTATCAGCGGATTGGCACCCGCCGGAATGATGGGTAGATTGGTGAGCTCGGGCACGTCCACGGCTTCGGCGGAACCCGCCTCGATCTCTTCGATGTCCTTCTGCGTCAGCGTTACATACGAACTGTTGGTCTGCGTGATGTTCACGATCGTGCCCGAGATGGGAAGCGTCTGCACCAGATCGTGCAAATCCGACACGGCTCCGAGGTGAACCGGTGCGATACCGGTCAGCACCTGTCCGTTGACACTGGTTGCAACCGGTACCGGGATGTCACCCAGATTGATGTGGGTTTTGTTCGAATCGTGACTGAAGAAGGTCAGATCCACTTGTTGCTCGCTGGAAACGATCGGAAAAACAAACGCTTGGTTAGCGACGCTTTAAGGAAGTATTGGCTTGCATACACTCACGTAATGGGATCCTCTCCGATGCCTTCCGTATCGTTGTCGGGCGCATCGACCAGAATGCCGATTTCGTAAACTACGGCTTTGATGACGTACCTGTTGGGATAATAGAATTAGTTATGCTTATTTTTAGCTTTGGGCTTTATGAGGCGATAATCATGTTTAGAGAACTCGTAACCTATATTGATctgataatctatatatatataaaaatgagtttgaagtccctttgaggcaacaaaactcacgaacggctgaaccgatcgggatgattATTGCAGGGTTCGATTCGTATTtatggcggctgtgtttataagtggaaaaagttacgaaaatcaacttagAAGTAGAGCAACTGTTAAATTACTGAAATTAttatgagcggggaagaaattcaaagcgatggcaataaaaccgatctagagtgcggtgcccaAATGAAcccacagcagttgtcaaacaatCAAAACCAAAAGGGCAGTACAACGTctcccgggacagctagtaataaatAAAATTTCTGTAGAACATCGCTAACTTATTATAATCGTACTATTACGTTACGCAAAATTTGGTATTTTAAGAGCCCATCCCTTTCCTACGTAACAACTTACATATGTAGTTAAAATTCTGTAAGGGCTATGAAtctatgatgattttttttgtgttacatgtcTCATTTTAACTTGTGAATACATTATGGCACCCAACACAAAACCAACGCGGGCATTGTAAATAGTGTAAATACGTTACGGCCATGAACACTTGCAGTGATCAGCACAACTACGTTGTGAAGCAAGATATCATGTCATGTCCTTTGTGATTATTTAGTTGTTCCAAGATGGATGGTCCAACATTGGAATTTCTCTGATCGATTTGGAGGTTTTGTTTGAGTTCGTAGTTCGTagagtggggcggggcaagatgggtcgcggggcaagatgggtcagtgccattttcgggcgcattattcatgttttgattatgttaataattttgttagatgaccagcatgaatatacaaaagtttggggcattgattgaaaaataattcactctcattggaaatacaaaataaaatggttttttgccatttttcttatgcgatacattccatataatctccatataa contains the following coding sequences:
- the LOC109410780 gene encoding uncharacterized protein LOC109410780, giving the protein MAMTTYVLPVVVLSAFFLQLHGVPLPGTSEGGNGIHPLNSLFRPDEGDYWSGSNETLDSNSTNGTHKDLYVIKAVVYEIGILVDAPDNDTEGIGEDPITEQQVDLTFFSHDSNKTHINLGDIPVPVATSVNGQVLTGIAPVHLGAVSDLHDLVQTLPISGTIVNITQTNSSYVTLTQKDIEEIEAGSAEAVDVPELTNLPIIPAGANPLIPNALDNVVTNLAATGKN